The sequence below is a genomic window from Mycobacterium sp. ITM-2016-00316.
CTCACCCTGCGCCGGATCGCCGGGGGCGCAGCCCTGTCCGGCATCGGCTTCACCATCTCACTGTTCATCGTCGACATCGCGATCACCGATCCCGGCCGCCAGGACCAGGCGCGCATCGGTGTGCTGGCGGCCTCGATCATCGCGTTCGCCCTCGGCTGGGCCATCTTCCGGATCACCGACTGGCTCAGTCCTCCCGAGCCGGTCGGGCTGAAGCTGCTGCGCCCGGTCGATCCCGACCGCGACCACACCCGCGGCAACCGTGCCGCGCCGCTGACGCTGGTCGAGTACGGCGATTTCGAGTGCCCCTTCTGCAGCCGCGCCACCGGCGCGATCGACGAGGTGCGGGCACACTTCGGCGATCGACTGCTGTACGTGTGGCGGCATTTCCCGCTGGAGCGCGCCCACCCGCGGGCCTTCGATGCCGCGCGCGCCAGTGAGGCCGCGGCCCTGCAGGGCAGGTTCTGGGAGATGGCGCACGAACTGTTCGACCACCAGGACGATCTGGAGTGGTCGGACATCTACCGGTATGCCGTGGCCGCCGGATGCGACATCGAGCAGTTCGACCAGGACGTGCGGGTGCACTCGTCGAAGGTGTTGCACCGGGTGACCGACGACGCCGAGGACGCGGAGGCGATGGATCTCAACGCCACGCCGACGCTGTTCGTCAACGGCAAACGGCACAAGGGGCCGTGGGACGCGGCCAGCCTGATCCGGGCCCTGGAGACTTAGGCCTGCTCGGCGAGCGGGCCCTCACCGGCCTTCTTGGCGGCCTTGCGGCGCTTGTACCACTCGAGGGCGATCGGCAGCACCGACAGCAGCACGATCCCGATGACGATCGGTTCGAGCAGCTTCTGGATGATCTCGAAGCGGCCCAGCCAGTAGCCGAGCAGCGTCAGCCCGCAGCCCCAGACGATGGCGCCGACGGCGTTGTAGAGCGTGAAGACGGCGTAGTTCATCTTGGCCGCGCCCGCGGTGATCGGGGCCAGGGTGCGCACGATGGGCACGAAGCGGGCGATCACGATGGCAAACGGCCCACGCTGTTCGAAGAAGATGTGCGCCTCGTCGAGGTACTTCTGCTTGAGGAAACGCGCGTTGGGCTTGAACATCGCGGTCCCGACGTTGCGGCCGATCCAGTAACCCACCTGCGCGCCGAGGATCGCGGCGATCGGGATGAAGACCAGCAGCTGCCAGAGCTGGAAGTCCGTGCTGGCGACGTTGCCCTCCGCCGACGCCGTCTGGATACCGGCGGCGAGCATGCCCGCCACGAACAGCAGTGAGTCACCCGGAAGGATGGGGAACAGCACCCCGGATTCGACGAAGACGACCACGAGCAGACCGACCAGGGCCCAGGTTCCGAAGTAACTCAACAGGTTGATCGGATCCATGAAATCCGGCATCAAGGCCAGATGGGTGGTGGTCATGAGGCCCCAAGATACCGGCTACGGCTCACGGGCAGGCCACGGCGATCTGATAGCTGGACGCGACGACCCGCGCCGGGTCCGACGAATCGGTCCCGCTGCCCGACCCGGAGACGATGACCGTGGGGCCGTTGCGATAGGCGGTGGGCGCCTCGCTCCCGGTGCCGGTGGCGTAGCCCAGAGCGACGCCGCCGACGTCGCCGATGGTGACCGACCTCACCGTCGGCTCGGCGTCATCGGTGACGATCACGCTGACGCCCAGAGAGCTCTCCCCGACGCTGATCGTGGTGAGCCCGTCGTCGGTGGAACAACTCACCGGACCGGTGGGGCCGGTGTCCCCGTTGACGATGACCTGGGCCCGCCCCGGGGCGACGGACCTGGCCAACTCGGGTTCCGGCGGTGGTTTGGGTGCTGCGACGGGGGTGGATATCGGTGTGGAAGGCGCGGCGGGAGCGCATCCGACGGCGGCTGTCGATGCCACCGCCGCCAGCAGGATCAGGACCGGTATGGCGCGCACTTCGTCCACGGTAAACGGTGAAGGCGGCATCCGCCCTGCCGCTGTTGTCGCTTTATTGAGATACTGCCGGGGAAAGCGCTCGCGACCCAGGAGGAAGTCCATGCCCATCGCCACGCCCGAGGTATACGCCGAGATGCTGGGCCGTGCCAAGGAGCACTCGTTCGCCTTCCCGGCCATCAACTGTGTCGGGTCGGAGAGCATCAACGCCGCCATCAAGGGCTTCGCCGACGCGGGTAGCGACGGGATCATCCAATTCTCCACCGGTGGTGCGGAATTCGGATCCGGCCTCGGCGTCAAGGACA
It includes:
- a CDS encoding DedA family protein; amino-acid sequence: MTTTHLALMPDFMDPINLLSYFGTWALVGLLVVVFVESGVLFPILPGDSLLFVAGMLAAGIQTASAEGNVASTDFQLWQLLVFIPIAAILGAQVGYWIGRNVGTAMFKPNARFLKQKYLDEAHIFFEQRGPFAIVIARFVPIVRTLAPITAGAAKMNYAVFTLYNAVGAIVWGCGLTLLGYWLGRFEIIQKLLEPIVIGIVLLSVLPIALEWYKRRKAAKKAGEGPLAEQA
- a CDS encoding lipoprotein LpqH; its protein translation is MRAIPVLILLAAVASTAAVGCAPAAPSTPISTPVAAPKPPPEPELARSVAPGRAQVIVNGDTGPTGPVSCSTDDGLTTISVGESSLGVSVIVTDDAEPTVRSVTIGDVGGVALGYATGTGSEAPTAYRNGPTVIVSGSGSGTDSSDPARVVASSYQIAVACP